Within Tuberibacillus sp. Marseille-P3662, the genomic segment CCTTCATCTTCCATTACTGAAATTATCGAGGAAAGTGTAATTTTTCGGTATTCCGCTAGAATAAATAGCGATTGTGTCTTCGTTACCTTCATAAATAAGTTTTCCCATTTATTAAGGAAAATTAAACTTAAAATCACTAAAATTGTTGCAAATATAGCCACGTAGTACATTCCAATTCCAACAACTAGACCAATTCCAGCAACAACCCAAATGGAAGCTGCTGTCGTCAATCCGCGTACCGTGACCCCGTGAACCAATATAGTCCCGGCTCCCAAGAATCCAATCCCGCTTACAACATATGAAGGTAACCTCGATGGATCAAAGCCGGTTAGATTAGGATGTGTACTTAGATAAGATTCAAATCCAAAAACGGATAAAACCATCATTAGGGATGAGCCAACACCTACTAATAGATGTGTTCTAAAACCAGCAGGATGCCGCTTAACCTCACGTTCTAATCCGATTAATCCAGAGAGCCCCCCTGCAATCATTAAACGAATAATGATTACCCAAGTTTCATGATCAATCCCCATATTACTCCTCCCTTAACTAAAACGGAATTTACCAAATATTATGTTCATTTAAATTCTAACATAACTGCCGCTTATATATGAGAACAATGTTGAGCCAAAAATCAATGTCAACATCCTTCATATCAAATATTATCTAACAGCCTAGAACATGATGTTCCAGAATTAGAAGCGGAAAGCATTTCCGGAAATACGTAAAAAGATAGGTATAAATACCTATCTTTATATTAAAATGCCTGGCGGCGTCCTACTCTCACAGGGGCAAAGCCCCAATTACCATCGGCGCTGAAGAGCTTAACGACCGTGTTCGGGATGGGAACGGGTGTGACCTCTTCGCCATCACCACCAGACTTGTTATGGAATTGTATAAAAGGCAATCAAGAACTGAATGAACAACGAAAGGTAGACATGCATCTCTTGTTAGGATAAGCCCTCGACCGATTAGTATCCGTCAGCTCCACGTGTCACCACGCGTCCACACCGGACCTATCAACCTCATCATCTCTAAGGGGTCTTACTGGCCTAACGCCATGGGAAATCTCATCTTGAGGGGGGCTTCATGCTTAGATGCTTTCAGCACTTATC encodes:
- a CDS encoding MgtC/SapB family protein, which translates into the protein MGIDHETWVIIIRLMIAGGLSGLIGLEREVKRHPAGFRTHLLVGVGSSLMMVLSVFGFESYLSTHPNLTGFDPSRLPSYVVSGIGFLGAGTILVHGVTVRGLTTAASIWVVAGIGLVVGIGMYYVAIFATILVILSLIFLNKWENLFMKVTKTQSLFILAEYRKITLSSIISVMEDEGIRVEKITVEDPPDNEDTLIKYHFFVVMPSSRSLIPIYDRLAETEYVEKVYTVD